Proteins co-encoded in one Salarias fasciatus chromosome 4, fSalaFa1.1, whole genome shotgun sequence genomic window:
- the tcf20 gene encoding transcription factor 20 isoform X2, with translation MQNFSNSPAPPSLPPGFSGRGGGGPPYPPQPAEPQISPRMTDDYVAMQQQSLHRGHHHPTQASHILAYSARNRGALELPPSQGNIHSGSSNNPYRKDAMDYYFSMGGKDRHRRGGMAYGGGFGYPNLDGHIPHQYRHPGSSTTPSSGLMSPYPVDYASSGGSGGGAGAFSPSHQYNISQSPAMQSVPGSQMQHRQHGQTFPAVHHAQQHRSYPHSGHRMTPQYAHYSPQGAASTGSSGMYSPPPQRYLDGAASAGFDPKVNSSPSVNSSSNSISSSVTANNVGPMENVPQSYHASNYPGYSPQTHSLHKQATLQHRNSQHNLGVGYDNSLKMQHQGPSPGSVYAKHHQASNSSLPQPASQEIAKSPMHPNAQQTQINQNFSPISNPSPAASAVHSPSCSSSPSPLMGVSEAHGNPSGHGPSHPPTSNPRSSHGHGRLLHTMPQLSPTPNSNSSISSCGSSGSHKAHNLSAVGGSNLPATGRSKMGLGAGIGSREEGSSVYSSSLDKMQDAGLNSLNALSSQVANLPNTVQHMLLTDTVFSQRKRDGGQMQHGAHGIPPSQPRSRNASAASSTSTVKDGGAVGTSDGASLDAGADEESSLISVGGSLGTKVEREEQFSEGEHARIRQMSGASSGSETTGYPHQSQSQTQPQTGQASNAKTVTSEQQSEEPVASEAKVNEAHIPSSSSPSFGRQSSETRPTSYSTPPVSSSPSSTSSSIHPRPNCVPEPALTYNDHRDGLRKTTEIKNEVIKKSECADEKSEKGFSHMQQDGEVNTQNCQDKENRLHSASRLHNNEREEKHTSEELQNASSVGVIVSARSEGAHTDKTKHPQDNNCVEEKQSHAYLKESSSHNGEEGVDLTMYSSHHQKLNFGRPQNPPHSGLHKYGYPESAYGSDLSIKTKGRTGPVSVMESNARYLGFQQSQSGYGSAHSKDATSMPDPLLKRGQGGGAKGHEENSQIQQFPSLLQEVLQGYNLDRRYGRQEQAYSAHLQVQQQFQGRHPYGLTEGMRMQSGVTEGSHSTQMSSSGKAPTQRHGSEPDFTTDPQSSVKTDLSNAKILQTAEKTEVGVSQSHIPQAAEPQQPPPKHINLADYSLPQRKALSNVSTPSSAVQELLLQEPEPLTGSIGQTESQKSSGSVLAPSERRSVICDVSPNRRSTPERDRESDREREREKSQSGASVIQQPFSSPALASDLSKKDTGGKQVIKMETPKEAGADPAHLQSEQQGSSGANEADMEFHTKSVHSSVVMNPDPYRRGTVDITSLPSHPLSANPLSSPSRHQSYLHGVDLSASGSSAFPSYRYGDAREGGIMSRSNPHFPSHHPYHNLSPQAQTTNKLQMYPHPRGPPHHPHDMSEWVKAMNRPAKEMMLQPGSSPGRHKISQSEQRQRMISQADLPGEQHPSKSSLHHQSAYYDMKMWESAHPGRDGARLLEADSYFRTQPPPPLPPPAPVVSHGPVSLLSHSQSAAETEARGATEEVKHPCPLPPPPPPPPPPPPASSSTKPPADANSIQPQVQRQTKSGASGDTNPLMLRRRVRSFISPIPAKRQLQDVSQQRAATNSHHSPGAQSELSHHNEDDSSSSDIPCPRLSSPMPGENTFSQPLSPSSGNSNVLPSRKGRGLKLEAIVQKITPNIKKPAGHADDDSNHYPGFSHPEIPTFNDSQDQDLAHFPRATGGDDSYMDESHSLNDMIPFRGVDDAGPLPPSAYPCDSHQTSQVLKQQDFDFGLGAAVASGDKEDFALLGPLPPPPPLPRPVQGSPPPSSSALSDIQHFTNTYQQLETRRGEQSAANLLRQKLQESGIGFDDYPGSDYYGTTPPHHSQTPGHMLSRHQMSSSRSSLSPQDSKPLESVVPKGYFPSGKKKGRPVGSVNKQKRAQNQVQTQVQAQPQVPAQNTVMTAPPAPPVTASAADPPQTVVQTASTMSAPTAPPPLPDNKDTPPLAPPILTQVVKVDVEIEETQPEIEVKPARRRRRGVKDEDEPLEARGRQRRRRRGAAPAPPPPPPMAKDDPETPLGAVGSFGANRVFADPNRKGVFVPHIHVEKKVPEIGAVCTIVNAEEDKMKGERSAVGGKAGASGIDSLLTSALSSQLSRRDRETEKRETDEVETRLQSGKALPSSGYVVSGPVITETNHSGRLLCCLCQKWANYKHLGDLYGPFYPAEYAAKLPKNQPQVRQCQTTTGTNKAGPNSDMSSNALSTIQDAQTQDAPLTKPSSESDYSIKLDSNSTTLNTTVRIASPAGVEEMMMPVAGKFGSTTLSSSSSTAFKPSITWDMNLDIRPIPELKREPDLETDQQQPQKPWQQPADEAQQRPQHRKLTSHPRFKRRHKSSEDSPRMVPSNSKASLPFQPPPPALDSLGPLAQLAQLPQMPMDPEELWVHEGCIVWTSGVYLVNGRLYGLQEALDGARETCCSYCEMVGSTLGCYSKGCTLRYHYLCAIEADCSLNEDNFSLRCPKHKFTQSIRPAKSVYLEQSERG, from the exons GGCAATGCAACAGCAGAGCCTGCACAGAGGCCATCACCACCCAACTCAAGCCAGCCACATCCTCGCTTACAGCGCGAGAAACCGAGGAGCTTTGGAGCTGCCGCCGTCACAGGGTAACAttcacagcggcagcagcaacAACCCGTACAGGAAGGACGCCATggattattatttttcaatGGGAGGAAAGGACAGGCACAGAAGGGGAGGAATGGCGTATGGAGGAGGCTTCGGCTACCCAAACCTTGATGGACATATACCTCACCAGTACCGGCACCCTGGATCGAGCACTACACCGTCATCAGGCCTGATGTCACCCTATCCAGTGGACTATGCCTCCAGCGGTGGTTctggtggaggtgctggagcGTTCTCCCCTTCCCACCAGTATAATATCAGTCAGAGCCCTGCAATGCAGTCAGTCCCTGGTTCTCAAATGCAGCACCGCCAGCATGGCCAGACCTTCCCAGCTGTGCACCATGCACAGCAGCATAGGAGCTACCCGCACTCCGGGCACAGAATGACCCCTCAGTACGCACACTACTCACCGCAGGGCGCGGCTTCCACGGGGTCATCAGGAATGTACAGCCCCCCTCCACAGAGATATCTGGATGGAGCCGCTAGTGCCGGGTTTGATCCCAAAGTCAACAGTTCTCCCAGCGTAAACTCCAGTTCAAACTCAATCTCCAGTTCAGTTACTGCTAACAATGTAGGGCCAATGGAGAATGTTCCACAGAGTTACCATGCTTCAAATTATCCTGGTTACTCTCCACAGACGCATTCGCTCCACAAGCAGGCCACATTACAGCACCGCAACTCACAGCACAATTTAGGGGTAGGTTATGACAACTCTCTCAAGATGCAACACCAGGGTCCGTCTCCAGGCTCTGTGTATGCTAAACATCATCAAGCTTCTAATTCGAGTTTACCTCAGCCAGCATCACAAGAAATTGCTAAATCCCCAATGCACCCTAATGCGCAGCAAACTCAAATTAACCAAAACTTTAGCCCGATTTCCAATCCCAGTCCAGCCGCTTCTGCAGTGCATTCCCCTAGCTGTAGCTCTTCTCCTTCGCCTTTGATGGGTGTCTCAGAGGCACATGGGAACCCCTCAGGTCACGGACCTTCACATCCCCCTACATCAAACCCTCGTAGCAGCCATGGTCATGGTAGATTACTGCACACCATGCCTCAGTTAAGTCCCACACCCAACTCAAATAGCAGCATCAGTAGTTGTGGTAGCAGTGGCAGTCATAAAGCTCATAACCTGAGCGCTGTTGGAGGAAGCAATCTTCCTGCAACAGGCCGCAGTAAGATGGGTCTCGGTGCAGGAATCGGAAGCCGAGAGGAAGGCTCCTCTGtttattcttcttctcttgACAAAATGCAAGATGCCGGCTTGAATAGTCTTAATGCCTTGAGCTCACAAGTAGCCAATTTGCCGAACACAGTTCAGCACATGCTCCTCACTGACACAGTTTtttcacagaggaagagagatggTGGGCAGATGCAACACGGGGCACACGGCATACCCCCGTCTCAGCCCAGAAGCCGAAATGCGAGTGCAGCCTCGAGTACTAGTACAGTTAAAGATGGAGGTGCCGTGGGGACCAGCGATGGTGCCAGCTTAGATGCTGGCGCTGATGAAGAATCCTCATTGATATCTGTCGGAGGTTCGTTAGGGACCAAGGTGGAGCGAGAGGAGCAGTTTTCTGAAGGGGAGCATGCAAGAATAAGGCAGATGAGCGGTGCAAGCAGTGGATCAGAAACAACTGGTTACCCGCATCAATCTCAGAGTCAGACCCAACCACAGACTGGACAAGCCTCAAATGCTAAAACTGTCACTtctgagcagcagagtgaggaaCCTGTTGCATCTGAAGCGAAAGTAAACGAAGCTCACATtccttcatcatcatctccatcttTTGGACGTCAGTCGTCAGAGACTCGTCCAACTTCATATTCAACACCTCCAGTTTCGTCATCCCCTTCATCCACATCCTCCAGTATTCATCCTCGGCCCAATTGTGTCCCAGAGCCCGCTTTAACATACAATGACCACAGAGATGGCCTGAGGAAGACAACAGAAATCAAAAATGAAGTAATCAAAAAGAGTGAATGTGCAGATGAGAAGTCGGAGAAAGGCTTTAGCCACATGCAGCAAGATGGAGAAGTCAATACACAAAATTGCCAGGACAAAGAAAATAGGTTGCACTCTGCATCTAGATTACACAATAATGAGAGGGAAGAAAAGCACAcatctgaggagctgcagaatgCCAGCAGTGTTGGTGTGATTGTTTCAGCTCGGTCTGAGGGAGCTCATACTGACAAAACTAAGCATCCTCAAGACAACAACTGTGTGGAGGAGAAACAGTCGCACGCTTACTTAAAAGAGTCAAGCAGTCATAATGGAGAGGAGGGTGTAGATTTGACCATGTATTCTTCCCATCACCAAAAATTAAACTTTGGACGGCCGCAAAATCCTCCTCATTCTGGTTTGCATAAATATGGCTACCCAGAATCAGCATATGGGTCAGATTTATCCATTAAAACCAAGGGGAGGACTGGCCCAGTGAGTGTAATGGAATCAAATGCCAGATATCTAGGGTTTCAACAGTCACAATCTGGTTATGGCTCTGCGCACTCAAAAGATGCTACTTCTATGCCAGATCCTTTGCTGAAGAGAGGACAAGGAGGGGGGGCTAAAGGTCATGAGGAAAATTCACAGATACAGCAATTTCCAAGCCTTTTGCAGGAGGTTCTTCAAGGTTACAATCTAGACAGACGTTATGGAAGACAAGAACAGGCTTATTCTGCACATCTTCAAGTTCAACAACAGTTTCAAGGCAGACACCCGTATGGTCTGACTGAAGGTATGAGAATGCAGAGTGGAGTAACGGAAGGTTCTCATTCCACCCAGATGAGTAGCTCTGGAAAAGCCCCAACCCAGAGACATGGAAGTGAGCCTGATTTTACCACAGATCCTCAGTCTTCTGTTAAGACAGATTTGTCCAACGCTAAGATTCTGCAGACTGCTGAAAAAACTGAAGTGGGTGTGTCCCAGAGCCATATACCACAGGCTGCAGAGCCTCAGCAACCCCCTCCGAAACATATAAACTTAGCAGACTATTCTCTGCCTCAGAGAAAAGCCTTATCAAATGTGTCCACACCATCTTCTGCTGTGCAGGAGCTGCTTCTACAGGAGCCAGAGCCGCTAACTGGCAGCATTGGTCAAACCGAGTCTCAGAAATCATCAGGCTCCGTATTAGCCCCATCAGAGCGCCGCTCTGTCATCTGTGATGTGTCGCCAAATCGACGCAGCACACCAGAGCGGGACAGggagagcgacagagagagggagcgggagaAAAGTCAGAGTGGAGCCTCTGTGATCCAACAACCATTCTCCTCCCCTGCATTAGCAAGCGATCTCAGTAAAAAAGATACCGGTGGGAAACAAGTGATAAAAATGGAAACACCTAAAGAGGCTGGGGCAGATCCTGCACATTTACAAAGTGAACAACAAGGCAGTAGCGGGGCTAATGAGGCAGATATGGAGTTTCATACCAAGTCTGTTCATTCGTCAGTTGTTATGAATCCTGACCCCTATAGGCGAGGGACTGTTGATATTACTTCATTGCCTTCTCATCCTCTGAGCGCTAATCCTTTATCTTCGCCATCAAGGCATCAGTCGTATCTCCACGGCGTTGATCTGTCAGCCAGTGGCAGTAGTGCATTTCCTAGTTATCGATACGGTGATGCGAGAGAAGGAGGTATCATGTCACGCAGTAATCCCCATTTTCCCTCTCACCATCCCTACCACAATTTATCCCCTCAAGCTCAGACCACAAATAAGCTTCAAATGTACCCTCACCCTCGTGGCCCCCCTCATCACCCGCATGACATGAGTGAGTGGGTAAAAGCAATGAATAGGCCTGCGAAGGAGATGATGTTGCAGCCTGGCTCTTCTCCTGGAAGACACAAGATCAgccagtcagagcagagacagagaatgATCTCTCAAGCTGACCTTCCGGGTGAACAGCACCCGAGTAAAAGTTCACTCCATCATCAAAGCGCTTATTATGACATGAAAATGTGGGAGTCGGCGCACCCAGGAAGAGATGGCGCTCGACTGCTAGAGGCAGACTCCTACTTCAGGACACAGCCACcgccccctcttcctcctcctgcacctgtCGTATCACACGGTCCTGTTTCTCTCCTGTCTCATAGCCAAAGTGCTGCAGAAACTGAAGCCAGAGGAGCCACAGAGGAAGTCAAGCACCCctgcccccttcctcctcctcctcctcctcccccaccacctcctcctgcatccAGCTCCACTAAGCCTCCTGCTGACGCGAACTCTATTCAGCCACAGGTGCAGCGTCAGACTAAATCCGGGGCTTCTGGAGACACAAATCCACTAATGTTGAGGAGGAGAGTTCGTTCTTTTATCTCTCCTATTCCCGCCAAAAGGCAACTCCAGGATGTGTCGCAGCAGAGGGCTGCCACAAATTCTCATCACTCCCCTGGGGCTCAGTCTGAGTTGAGCCATCACAATGAAGATGACTCATCCAGTTCAGATATTCCATGTCCCAGGCTCTCTTCCCCAATGCCAGGAGAAAACACCTTTTCACAACCTCTGTCTCCATCAAGTGGTAACAGCAATGTTTTGCCTTCCAGAAAAGGAAGAGGGTTGAAACTTGAGGCAATAGTGCAGAAAATCACACCAAatattaaaaagccagcggGCCATGCTGATGATGACTCAAATCATTACCCAGGCTTCTCTCACCCAGAAATACCAACATTTAATGATTCGCAGGACCAAGACTTAGCACATTTCCCCAGGGCCACAGGAGGGGACGATAGTTACATGGATGAAAGTCACTCGTTAAACGACATGATTCCCTTTAGAGGAGTTGATGACGCTGGACCTTTACCTCCCTCCGCCTACCCATGTGATTCCCATCAGACGTCTCAAGTCCTCAAACAGCAAGACTTTGACTTTGGATTAGGTGCTGCTGTAGCATCAGGTGACAAGGAAGATTTTGCATTGCTTGGTCCTttaccccctcccccacctcttCCCCGCCCAGTCCAGGGTTCCCCACCTCCGTCTTCATCCGCTCTTTCAGACATCCAGCATTTCACTAACACataccagcagctggagacaagGAGGGGAGAGCAGTCTGCTGCTAACCTCCTTCGACAGAAGCTTCAAGAATCTGGCATAGGATTTGATGATTATCCTGGCAGTGACTACTACGGGACGACCCCACCCCACCACAGCCAAACTCCAGGACACATGCTGAGCAGACATCAGATGTCCTCTAGTAGGTCCAGTCTGTCGCCACAAGACTCAAAGCCACTGGAGAGCGTTGTGCCTAAAGGCTATTTCCCATCTGGCAAGAAAAAGGGCAGGCCTGTCGGGAGCGTGAATAAACAGAAACGGGCTCAGAACCAAGTCCAAACACAGGTCCAAGCTCAGCCTCAAGTCCCAGCACAGAACACAGTTATGACTgcccctcctgctccacccgtTACAGCTTCCGCTGCTGACCCACCCCAGACTGTTGTGCAGACTGCCAGCACCATGTCAGCCCCCACAGCACCTCCGCCGCTGCCTGACAACAAAGACACTCCCCCGCTCGCCCCACCCATTTTAACCCAGGTAGTGAAGGTGGACGTTGAGATCGAGGAGACACAGCCTGAGATAGAGGTTAAACCAGCGCGACGGAGACGCAGAGGTGTGAAGGATGAAGATGAGCCGCTGGAAGCAAGAGGacgacagaggaggaggaggagaggggcggCTCCAgcaccgcccccacccccacccatgGCCAAAGATGACCCTGAAACACCTTTAGGGGCGGTCGGGAGTTTTGGCGCAAATAGAGTTTTTGCAGATCCAAATAGAAAAGGTGTGTTTGTTCCTCACATACACGTGGAAAAAAAAGTACCAGAGATTGGGGCAGTGTGCACCATTGTAAACGCTGAGGAGGACAAGATGAAAGGAGAGCGTAGTGCAGTTGGAGGGAAAGCAGGCGCGAGTGGAATTGATTCTCTCCTGACCTCAGCTCTTTCCTCACAGTTATCtaggagagacagagaaacagagaaaagggaGACAGATGAGGTGGAAACTAGACTTCAGTCAGGAAAAGCACTTCCTTCATCTGGCTATGTTGTTTCAGGTCCTGTGATTACAGAGACCAATCACTCTGGCCGCTTGCTTTGCTGTCTCTGCCAGAAATGGGCAAATTACAAGCACCTCGGAGATCTCTACGGGCCTTTCTATCCAGCAGAATATGCTGCGAAGCTCCCCAAGAATCAGCCGCAGGTCAGACAGTGTCAGACAACCACAGGCACAAACAAAGCAGGACCAAATTCAGACATGAGCTcaaatgctttgagcactatccAAGATGCACAAACACAAGATGCTCCGCTTACCAAGCCCTCGAGTGAGAGTGACTACAGCATCAAGCTGGATTCTAACTCAACAACTCTTAACACTACAGTCAGAATTGCCTCCCCCGCTGGGGTAGAGGAAATGATGATGCCTGTGGCTGGCAAGTTTGGGAGCACCActttgtcttcttcctcctccaccgccttcAAACCGTCTATTACCTGGGACATGAATCTGGATATCCGACCGATCCCCGAACTTAAGAGGGAGCCCGATCTTGaaactgaccagcagcagcctcagaagCCGTGGCAGCAACCAGCAGATGAAGCTCAACAGCGACCTCAACACCGAAAGCTGACCTCGCATCCCCGCTTTAAAAGGAGGCACAAGTCCAGCGAGGATTCCCCCCGAATGGTTCCATCCAACAGCAAAGCGTCTCTGCCCTTCCAGCCCCCTCCCCCGGCCCTGGACTCCCTGGGACCCCTGGCACAGCTCGCACAGTTGCCTCAAATGCCCATGGACCCCGAGGAGCTGTGGGTCCACGAAGGATGTATAGTGTGGACCAGTGGGGTGTATCTGGTCAATGGGAGACTGTACGGCCTGCAGGAGGCACTAGATGGCGCCAGAGAAACA TGTTGCTCATACTGTGAGATGGTTGGTTCAACGCTGGGCTGCTACAGTAAAGGCTGTACTCTTCGCTATCACTACTTGTGTGCTATTGAAGCAG ACTGCTCTCTGAATGAAGACAACTTCTCACTGCGGTGTCCGAAGCACAAG TTTACCCAGAGCATCCGGCCAGCCAAGTCAGTGTACCTGGAGCAGTCAGAGAGAGGCTGA